A region from the Etheostoma spectabile isolate EspeVRDwgs_2016 chromosome 9, UIUC_Espe_1.0, whole genome shotgun sequence genome encodes:
- the si:dkey-75a21.2 gene encoding uncharacterized protein si:dkey-75a21.2, giving the protein MTTFLHSQQLGEGEGRAGTGEYPLLEVRKITSCLHCQQPGTGEEEGTGQHPLLEKLLPEGYVHLVCSYEEVAPAQFRAHFKLQITTEDEAFKWLEYFQTSSGQTWRKSKTYPNCGRYNAYRVDLRCQHNTYPRPVVKKTKNMSCGATMYLVLKRNACSHNRKSRSGDPHIKDGYLLNVYLRYEHNHQLSSTDSVRKRDVSDETIAKLKTLFERGHSPSTALDVIKYDLQERESPIYTAADRSICPDMYFCYRLYYKLFQKAYTTPSEQKMLLDLKDKIYQYNMVQGETCAKMEKTECGQAAVAICTPVMKRVHTKLRESGEIIFVDSSGHCESRNHRIFLLLAHSTVGGLPLGVLITTSESQSAITSGLRLLRTLLPSSSFFGREQPQVIMTNDCKALRQSLQAVFPGARLLLCMFHQLQAVWRWLWTGHNSVAKEDRLQLLNSFKSLVYPNSTPLLTEQYNRCLADPVAIKYPKFLHYLFEVYRRHEEWAICLHNEIPTRGQNTNSLVESAFRVGKEKVLHRLKPYNVTQLVDFVTTRMDAHYIHCLTDTTNNRVSFLHVNDVTDVDCEKIVQVDENQYVVPNATSALQYDVDIAIGCCTCSDGITGALCKHQSAVLNKFGHHESVPHVPTPQMRKLYHEIATGSEGVLSKASDCTNLNASPGPGTSAEALEEMLEQFCRSLKDKLHNDPQTFTAPICNFLGTYKKMNDSSLTSALHCFGKMSQGKSKNRQSSKMNGTAIGKRKAALKPGRPPKCPRKEHLY; this is encoded by the exons ATGACTACGTTCCTACACAGCCAGCAGCTaggagagggagaaggaagaGCAGGGACAGGAGAATATCCACTTTTGGAAGTGAGGAAAATTACGTCGTGTCTCCACTGCCAACAGCCAGGAacaggagaggaagaggggacAGGACAACATCCTCTTCTGGAA AAACTATTGCCTGAGGGATATGTCCATCTGGTGTGCTCCTATGAGGAGGTGGCACCAGCTCAGTTTAGGGCACATTTTAAACTCCAAATTACTACAGAAGACGAGGCATTTAAATGGCTGGAGTATTTCCAAACCTCTTCTGGGCAGACTTGGAGGAAGTCTAAAACTTATCCAAACTGTGGACGTTACAATGCCTACAGG GTGGACTTAAGGTGTCAGCACAACACCTATCCCAGACCCGttgtgaaaaagacaaaaaatatgtCATGTGGTGCCACCATGTACTTGGTTCTGAAAAGGAACGCATGCAGCCACAACAGGAAGTCAAG GTCGGGGGACCCTCATATTAAGGACGGATATCTATTGAACGTCTATCTCCGATATGAGCACAACCACCAGTTATCGTCTACCGACTCCGTGCGGAAGCGGGACGTCTCGGACGAGACCATCGCCAAACTGAAGACGCTCTTTGAGCGTGGCCACTCCCCCTCCACAGCACTGGATGTCATCAAGTATGATCTGCAGGAAAGGGAAAGTCCCATCTACACTGCTGCAGACCGCTCCATTTGTCCTGACATGTATTTCTGTTACAG aCTTTACTACAAGCTTTTTCAGAAAGCTTACACCACACCGTCAGAGCAGAAGATGCTGTTAGATCTCAAGGATAAAATTTACCAGTACAACATGGTTCAGGGGGAAACCTGtgcaaaaatggaaaaaactgaATGCGGTCAGGCGGCCGTCGCCATATGTACCCCAGTCATGAAAAGAGTGCACACCAAGTTGAGAGAGAGTGGGGAAATCATCTTTGTGGATTCATCGGGGCATTGTGAGAGCCGGAACCACCGGATATTTCTTCTTCTCGCCCACTCCACTGTTGGAGGCTTGCCGTTGGGGGTGCTTATAACGACATCAGAGAGTCAGTCCGCCATTACATCTGGGCTCCGACTCCTGCGAACCCTTTTGCCTAGCAGCAGTTTTTTTGGGAGGGAACAGCCTCAAGTCATCATGACGAATGACTGCAAGGCTCTGCGTCAGTCCCTCCAGGCGGTTTTCCCCGGAGCAAGGCTGCTCCTGTGCATGTTCCACCAACTGCAGGCCGTGTGGAGATGGTTGTGGACTGGCCACAACAGTGTGGCTAAGGAAGACCGACTCCAGCTCCTAAATTCATTCAAGAGCCTTGTCTACCCCAACTCAACCCCATTACTGACAGAACAGTACAACAGATGTCTTGCTGACCCTGTTGCCATAAAATACCCTAAATTCCTCCACTACCTGTTCgag GTGTACAGGAGACATGAAGAGTGGGCCATCTGTCTTCACAACGAAATTCCAACGAGAGGGCAAAACACCAACAGTTTAGTGGAGAGTGCTTTCAGGGTGGGCAAGGAGAAGGTCCTCCACAGGTTGAAGCCATACAATGTAACTCAGTTGGTAGATTTTGTAACCACCAGGATGGATGCCCACTACATCCACTGCCTCACCGACACCACAAACAACAGAGTGTCTTTCCTTCATGTAAATGATGTAACTGATGTGGATTGTGAAAAGATTGTACAG gtagaCGAGAACCAATACGTGGTCCCAAACGCCACATCCGCGTTGCAGTATGACGTTGACATTGCGATTGGATGCTGCACGTGTTCAGATGGAATCACCGGTGCGCTATGCAAACATCAAAGTGCAGTTTTGAACAAGTTTGGCCACCACGAGAGCGTCCCGCACGTCCCCACGCCTCAGATGAGAAAGCTCTACCACGAGATTGCAACTG GTAGTGAAGGCGTTTTGTCAAAGGCAAGTGACTGCACCAACCTGAATGCCAGTCCTGGACCAG GCACATCTGCAGAGGCCCTTGAAGAGATGCTGGAGCAGTTCTGCCGTAGTCTTAAAGATAAACTACACAATGACCCTCAGACCTTCACAGCACCAATCTGCAACTTTCTGGGAACTTACAAAAAAATGAACGACAGCTCCCTTACGTCAGCTCTGCACTGTTTTGGGAAGATGTCACAGGGGAAATCCAAAAATCGCCAGTCTTCAAAAATGAATGGAACAGCTATCGGTAAAAGAAAGGCGGCATTGAAACCCGGACGACCTCCAAAGTGCCCGAGGAAGGAGCATCTGTATTAA
- the ddx10 gene encoding probable ATP-dependent RNA helicase DDX10, whose amino-acid sequence MEKKGTNSVGKKRKPVKMKDGTDPVKNFEKWKKKYNKTKAQVKRERPQKKPEWQVEREYIDRLVSRYGDINSNEAVRFSDFPISKKTLLGLQGAQYRQPTEIQRQTIGFALLGKDVLGAAKTGSGKTLAFLIPVLECLYRQQWSSMDGLGALIISPTRELAYQTFEVLRKVGKNHEFSAGLVIGGKDLKTESEKIHRTNIVICTPGRLLQHMDETAAFHASDLHMLVLDEADRILDMGFADTLNAIVENLPKSRQTLLFSATQTKSVKDLARLSLKDPEYVWVHEKAKFSTPATLEQSYVVCELHQKVNMLYSFIRSHLKKKIIVFFACCKEVQYLFRVLCRLRPGMPVLALHGKQQQMKRVEVYNDFLRKQNAVLFATDIAARGLDFPAVNWVLQFDCPEDADTYIHRVGRTARYKEGGEALLLLLPSEQKGMVSQLQEKKVPITKIQVNPDKVQSVQQKLQAFLAQEKEQKERAQRCFVSYLRSVYLMKNKEVFDVFKLQIQEYAVSLGLAVAPRVRFLSKAQAQRAEKDGQREEGHSEEDEELRNFKARLKGNAPPEESPSSESEDLGGDEESGDEAEVEQAKIRLLGVDEDEDEDDLRDLDLLTVKKKDVFSLTAGEESPEEPTKDSRKKSEKETKFTEAKKALKRNFQVNTKVAFSEEGEAVQLWPPVQRAATADEEEEEGVSGINMEKARERLQREDQEFDKHEYSRKVKAKHREKRLKAKAARREASKQHGHKSDSEEEDEVVAYLANHSEDEFDPSTLPDPDKLHSEEEDDEEEITAAKRQHSSDSSDEEEKQIPVGKRRKVRQQNDEPTALDTGLSLAEDEELVLHLLGGRS is encoded by the exons ATGGAGAAAAAAGGCACAAACTCTGTCGGGAAGAAACGTAAACCTGTGAAGATGAAAGACGGCACAGACCCCGTCAAAAACTTCgagaaatggaagaaaaaatacaacaagaCGAAAGCGCAAGTGAAGAGAGAGCGACCGCAGAAGAAGCCCGAATGGCAGGTCGAACGGGAATACATCGACAGGCTCGTTAGCAGGTACGGGGACATTAACTCCAATGAGGCTGTTAGGTTCTCCGACTTCCCAATTTCAAAGAAAACCTTGTTAGGTTTGCAGGGGGCTCAGTACAGACAGCCCACGGAGATCCAGAGACAGACTATCGGCTTCGCTTTGCTCGGGAAAGATGTCCTCGGCGCGGCTAAGACTGGCTCCGGGAAGACGTTAGCCTTTCTCATCCCGGTGCTGGAGTGTCTGTATCGCCAGCAGTGGAGCTCCATGGACGGCCTCGGCGCTCTCATCATATCCCCCACCAGAGAGCTCGCCTACCAGACCTTCGAAGTCCTCCGCAAGGTGGGCAAGAACCACGAGTTCTCCGCGGGGCTCGTCATCGGCGGGAAGGACCTCAAGACCGAGTCGGAGAAGATCCATCGCACCAACATCGTCATCTGCACGCCGGGCCGCCTGCTCCAGCACATGGACGAGACGGCCGCCTTCCACGCCTCCGACCTCCACATGCTGGTCCTGGACGAGGCGGACCGCATACTGGACATGGGGTTCGCCGACACGCTCAACGCCATTGTGGAGAACCTGCCCAAGTCCCGGCAGACGCTGCTGTTCTCCGCCACGCAGACCAAGTCGGTCAAAGACCTGGCCCGGCTCAGCCTCAAAGACCCGGAGTACGTGTGGGTTCACGAGAAGGCCAAGTTCAGCACGCCGGCCACCCTGGAGCAGAGCTACGTGGTGTGTGAGCTCCACCAGAAGGTCAACATGCTGTACTCGTTTATCAGGAGCCACCTGAAGAAGAAGATCATCGTCTTCTTCGCTTGCTGCAAGGAGGTGCAGTACCTGTTCCGGGTCCTTTGCCGCCTCAGACCGGGCATGCCCGTCCTGGCTCTGCATGGCAAGCAGCAGCAGATGAAGAGAGTGGAGGTCTACAATGACTTCCTCAGGAAGCAGAACGCTGTGCTCTTTGCCACCGACATAGCCGCCAGAGGCCTGGACTTCCCCGCCGTCAACTGGGTGCTCCAGTTTGACTGTCCCGAGGACGCAGACACCTACATCCACAGGGTGGGCCGGACGGCCCGGTacaaggaggggggggaggcCTTACTGCTGCTGCTTCCCTCGGAGCAGAAGGGCATGGTCAGCCAGCTGCAAGAGAAGAAAGTTCCAATCACTAAGATCCAG GTGAACCCAGACAAAGTGCAGAGTGTTCAGCAGAAGCTGCAGGCCTTCCTGGCCCAGGAGAAGGAGCAGAAGGAGAGAGCTCAGCGGTGTTTTGTCTCCTACCTGCGCTCCGTCTACCTGATGAAGAACAAAGAGGTGTTTGACGTCTTTAAGCTCCAGATTCAAGAGTACGCGGTCTCCCTGGGCCTCGCCGTGGCTCCGAGGGTGCGCTTCCTCAGTAAAGCCCAGGCACAGAGGGCTGAGAAAGATggccagagagaggaggggcattctgaggaagatgaagagctGAGGAACTTTAAGGCCCGGCTGAAAGGAAACGCTCCTCCTGAGGAAAGTCCGAGCTCGGAGTCGGAAGATTTGGGCGGGGACGAGGAAAGTGGTGATGAAGCAGAGGTGGAGCAGGCCAAGATTCGTCTCCTGGGTGTAGATGAGGACGAGGATGAGGATGATCTGAGAGACTTGGACCTGCTGACAGTCAAAAAAAAGGACGTCTTCAGTCTGACAGCGGGCGAGGAAAGTCCCGAAGAACCCACCAAGGACTCTAGAAAGAAATCGGAGAAGGAGACAAAGTTCACAGAAGCCAAAAAGGCCCTAAAGAGGAACTTCCAAGTCAACACCAAGGTGGCTTTCAGCGAAGAAGGCGAGGCCGTGCAGCTGTGGCCTCCAGTCCAGCGGGCAGCGACAGCGGacgaggaagaagaggagggggttTCGGGTATCAACATGGAGAAGgccagggagaggctgcagcgCGAGGACCAGGAGTTTGACAAGCACGAGTACAGCCGCAAAGTGAAAGCCAAGCACCGGGAGAAGAGGCTGAAGGCGAAGGCAGCCAGGAGGGAGGCCAGCAAGCAACACGGCCACAAGTCTGACtcggaggaggaggatgaggtggTGGCGTACCTGGCCAATCACAGCGAAGACGAGTTTGACCCCAGCACCCTGCCGGACCCTGACAAACTGCACTCGGAGGAAGAGGACGATGAGGAGGAGATAACTGCAGCCAAACGGCAGCACAGCAGTGACAGCAGCGATGAGGAAGAGAAGCAGATCCCAgtggggaagaggaggaaagtgagACAACAGAATGATGAGCCCACAGCCCTGGACACTGGTCTCTCCCTGGCCGAGGACGAGGAGTTAGTCTTACATCTGCTGGGAGGACGCAGTTAG